One window of the Runella slithyformis DSM 19594 genome contains the following:
- a CDS encoding DUF11 domain-containing protein: MHQPKGDYVVQFVKSTLPADCDALTAKDTTATDKNDSDKVTGITGKVTLDPKVLSGTSSPADLLATNNLTVDAGLVNVCIKSKVTLTAAPVCSTDLLTYTLTFSVTNKVGTVKVNTGSLSGTNPYTVTGIPSGAVLRITDSLSAVCKFDTLITGPNCNVQVDLALKKSINTKIAQIGDVITYTLKVWNESNTNATGVVVTDSMATSVQFQTGSFTASRGSAVISGNVIKWTIGNVAANGDTVSLTYRVKATQEGVHFNTAEISKTNQKDIDSTPGNGQKSEDDIDSQCFTVPIKLCPGEKVQANLPASLTNVQWFKNGGTSAVASGNTVLFTEIGTYTFTATNQTCPANGCCPVIIEPGSNCCPEELCIPFTIRKRK; encoded by the coding sequence GTGCATCAGCCCAAAGGCGATTATGTAGTTCAATTCGTCAAATCAACCCTGCCAGCCGATTGCGATGCCCTCACGGCCAAAGACACTACGGCAACGGATAAAAACGACTCCGATAAAGTAACAGGTATCACAGGCAAAGTAACGCTCGACCCCAAAGTATTGTCAGGCACATCAAGCCCGGCCGATTTATTAGCCACTAACAACCTGACCGTTGATGCAGGATTGGTGAACGTATGCATCAAATCAAAAGTAACCCTTACAGCGGCACCCGTTTGCTCGACCGACCTGCTGACTTACACCCTCACGTTCAGCGTTACCAATAAAGTCGGCACCGTCAAAGTAAACACAGGATCCCTCTCCGGTACCAACCCCTACACCGTCACCGGAATCCCTTCCGGTGCTGTCCTCAGAATCACCGACAGTTTATCGGCCGTCTGTAAATTCGATACCCTCATTACCGGACCTAACTGTAACGTGCAGGTCGATCTGGCCCTCAAAAAGTCCATCAACACCAAGATCGCCCAAATCGGCGACGTGATAACCTACACGCTGAAAGTATGGAATGAGTCCAACACCAACGCCACCGGCGTAGTGGTCACCGACTCCATGGCCACCTCGGTGCAGTTCCAAACGGGCAGTTTCACCGCATCGCGCGGCAGCGCGGTCATCTCGGGCAATGTCATCAAGTGGACCATCGGTAACGTCGCCGCCAACGGTGACACCGTCTCGCTGACCTACCGCGTCAAAGCTACGCAGGAAGGGGTGCATTTCAACACGGCCGAGATCAGCAAAACCAACCAAAAGGACATCGACTCCACGCCCGGAAATGGTCAGAAAAGCGAAGACGATATCGACAGTCAGTGCTTTACCGTACCGATCAAACTCTGCCCGGGAGAAAAAGTCCAGGCGAATCTGCCCGCATCGCTAACGAATGTACAGTGGTTCAAAAACGGCGGCACATCGGCAGTGGCAAGCGGAAATACGGTGCTGTTTACAGAAATCGGCACGTATACCTTTACCGCCACGAATCAGACCTGTCCGGCCAATGGCTGCTGCCCGGTCATCATTGAGCCCGGATCAAACTGCTGCCCTGAAGAGCTGTGTATTCCCTTTACCATCAGGAAAAGAAAATAA
- a CDS encoding XRE family transcriptional regulator — MQEKVNNFARNLVFLRTKMEGRVSQQRLADELGMKKSTLAAYELGRAQPSFDDLIRLATFFNIAIDGFLRKDLRNDSRSLAVNSELRVLVTTVDPQNRENIEFVPVRALGGYAEGYGDIDYINRLPAFQVPFLSHDRKYRAFPYEGDSMPPLREGSVVFGEYIDQWDGVKNGTICLVVTKDEGVVLKKVFNYLEDKGVLVLKSLNERYAPYPVRREEIQELWRFAGFFDSEFPSA; from the coding sequence ATGCAAGAAAAAGTGAATAATTTTGCCCGTAATCTTGTATTTTTACGAACTAAGATGGAAGGAAGGGTGTCTCAACAGCGTTTGGCCGATGAGTTAGGGATGAAAAAATCCACGTTGGCGGCTTACGAATTGGGAAGAGCTCAGCCGAGCTTTGATGACCTGATTCGCTTGGCTACGTTTTTCAATATCGCCATTGACGGTTTCCTGCGCAAGGATTTACGGAACGATTCCCGTTCGCTCGCAGTCAACAGTGAATTGCGCGTGCTGGTAACGACCGTGGATCCGCAAAACCGTGAGAATATTGAATTTGTGCCTGTTCGAGCCTTGGGTGGATATGCCGAAGGCTACGGAGATATTGATTATATCAATCGTCTGCCGGCTTTTCAAGTGCCTTTTTTATCGCACGACCGCAAGTATCGCGCTTTTCCGTACGAAGGAGATTCCATGCCGCCTCTGCGCGAAGGCTCGGTGGTTTTCGGAGAATACATTGACCAATGGGACGGAGTCAAAAACGGCACGATTTGTCTGGTAGTGACCAAAGACGAAGGTGTAGTACTGAAAAAAGTATTTAATTATCTGGAAGATAAGGGTGTGTTGGTGCTTAAATCGCTGAACGAACGCTATGCGCCGTATCCGGTGCGCCGTGAAGAAATTCAGGAGCTTTGGCGTTTTGCGGGATTCTTTGATTCGGAGTTTCCGAGCGCATGA
- a CDS encoding ATP-dependent Clp protease ATP-binding subunit: MEAKFSNRVKEVISLSREEALRLGHDYIGTEHLILGMIREGEGVALALLKKLGVSLEELRVTIEQVTKGTATNNVKNLANIPLTRQSEKVLKITYLEAKIFKSPLIGTEHLLLSILRDPDNLASQILAKFNVNYEIVKEMLEYQSSGTKPHAGPETDDDDERSMFGGGAQQGKDPKNTEKSRTPVLDNFGRDLTKMAELGKLDPIVGREKEIERVAQVLSRRKKNNPVLIGEPGVGKTAIAEGLALRIVQKKVSRVLFGKRVVTLDLASLVAGTKYRGQFEERMKAVMNELEKSPEVILFIDELHTIVGAGGASGSLDASNMFKPALARGDIQCIGATTLDEYRQYIEKDGALARRFQIVMVDAPSVEETIEILNNIKDKYEDHHHVNYTDEAIAQAVKLSERYITDRFLPDKAIDVMDEVGARVHISNITVPEDIVVLEQQIEEVKKQKNLVVKSQKYEEAAQLRDREKKLLDQLDRAKIAWEEETKKRRYTVTDENVAEVVAMMTGIPVNRVAQNEGQKLLGMGDELKNRVIGQNNPIEKLTKAIQRTRVGLKDPKKPIGSFIFLGPTGVGKTELAKVLATYLFDKEDALVRIDMSEYMEKFSVSRLIGAPPGYVGYEEGGQLTEKIRRKPYSVVLLDEIEKAHPDVFNILLQVLDDGILTDGLGRRVDFRNTIIIMTSNIGVRDLKDFGSGIGFATKAKSENQDDLMKSTIQSALRKAFSPEFLNRLDDVIVFNSLQREDIHRIIDISLGKLFNRVTNLGYQVELTEKAKDFLSEKGYDQQYGARPLNRAIQKYLEDPVAEEILKGDLREGDTLMADHEDGAETLVITVRKKEAEVIN; this comes from the coding sequence ATGGAAGCAAAATTTTCAAACCGCGTAAAAGAAGTCATTTCACTCAGCCGTGAAGAAGCCTTGCGGCTGGGGCATGATTATATCGGCACCGAGCATCTTATTCTGGGAATGATAAGAGAAGGAGAAGGAGTAGCGTTGGCTTTATTAAAGAAACTGGGCGTTTCTTTGGAAGAATTGCGCGTAACCATCGAGCAGGTTACGAAAGGTACCGCCACCAACAACGTGAAAAATCTGGCCAATATTCCATTGACCCGGCAATCTGAAAAGGTGTTAAAAATCACCTACTTAGAAGCAAAAATTTTTAAAAGCCCACTTATAGGTACGGAGCACCTGCTACTGTCCATTCTGCGTGACCCCGATAACCTGGCCTCGCAGATTTTAGCCAAGTTCAATGTAAACTATGAAATCGTTAAGGAAATGTTAGAGTATCAATCATCAGGCACCAAACCGCACGCGGGGCCCGAAACTGACGACGACGACGAACGGAGTATGTTCGGAGGCGGTGCTCAGCAAGGCAAAGACCCCAAAAATACCGAAAAATCTCGTACACCTGTCTTAGACAATTTCGGTAGAGACCTAACCAAGATGGCAGAATTGGGTAAATTAGACCCTATCGTTGGCCGTGAGAAAGAAATTGAACGTGTAGCGCAGGTGCTGAGCCGCCGTAAGAAAAACAACCCTGTGCTCATCGGAGAGCCGGGTGTTGGGAAGACGGCTATTGCTGAAGGCTTAGCGCTGAGAATTGTACAAAAGAAAGTTTCGCGGGTGCTGTTCGGCAAACGCGTCGTAACGCTGGATTTGGCCTCGCTCGTAGCGGGAACTAAATATAGAGGGCAGTTTGAAGAGCGTATGAAAGCGGTCATGAATGAACTGGAAAAATCACCCGAGGTGATCCTGTTCATTGATGAGCTGCACACGATCGTCGGGGCCGGCGGTGCTTCCGGTTCGCTGGATGCTTCCAATATGTTCAAACCTGCTTTGGCCCGGGGCGACATCCAATGCATTGGAGCCACCACATTGGATGAGTATCGTCAATATATTGAGAAAGACGGCGCGTTGGCCCGTCGTTTTCAGATCGTGATGGTCGATGCCCCAAGCGTGGAAGAAACCATTGAAATTCTGAATAACATCAAAGATAAGTACGAAGACCACCACCACGTAAACTATACGGACGAAGCTATTGCGCAGGCTGTGAAACTGTCGGAACGATATATCACCGACCGCTTCCTGCCCGACAAAGCCATCGACGTCATGGACGAGGTAGGAGCCCGCGTACACATCAGCAATATCACCGTTCCGGAAGATATCGTAGTGCTGGAACAACAGATTGAGGAGGTCAAGAAGCAGAAAAACCTCGTGGTGAAAAGCCAGAAATACGAGGAAGCCGCTCAACTCCGCGACCGTGAGAAGAAGCTTTTAGACCAACTTGACCGTGCTAAGATCGCCTGGGAAGAGGAAACCAAGAAGCGGCGTTATACCGTTACAGACGAAAACGTAGCTGAAGTGGTAGCTATGATGACGGGGATTCCGGTCAATCGGGTAGCACAAAATGAAGGCCAGAAATTGCTCGGTATGGGTGATGAACTCAAAAATCGGGTGATTGGCCAAAACAACCCGATCGAAAAACTGACCAAAGCTATTCAACGGACTCGGGTAGGATTGAAAGATCCTAAAAAACCCATCGGCTCGTTTATTTTCCTTGGTCCGACGGGCGTGGGAAAAACGGAATTAGCAAAGGTATTGGCGACTTACCTGTTTGATAAGGAAGATGCCTTGGTACGGATTGATATGAGCGAATACATGGAGAAGTTCAGCGTATCGCGCCTCATCGGAGCGCCTCCGGGCTACGTAGGATATGAAGAAGGCGGGCAATTGACCGAAAAGATTCGTCGTAAGCCGTACAGTGTCGTATTGTTGGATGAGATCGAAAAAGCGCACCCGGATGTATTCAATATTCTGCTTCAAGTGCTCGACGACGGTATTTTGACGGATGGATTGGGCCGTCGTGTAGACTTCCGTAATACCATCATCATCATGACGTCCAACATTGGAGTGCGTGATCTGAAAGATTTTGGTTCGGGCATCGGTTTTGCGACCAAAGCCAAATCCGAAAATCAGGATGATCTGATGAAGAGTACCATTCAGAGCGCGTTGCGTAAAGCATTTTCTCCTGAATTCCTGAACCGTTTGGATGATGTGATCGTATTCAATTCATTGCAGCGCGAAGATATTCACCGCATTATTGATATCTCACTGGGTAAACTGTTCAACCGCGTAACCAACCTTGGCTATCAGGTGGAACTGACGGAAAAGGCCAAAGACTTTTTGTCGGAAAAAGGCTATGACCAACAGTACGGTGCGCGTCCGCTTAACCGCGCGATCCAAAAATACCTTGAAGATCCCGTCGCGGAAGAAATTCTTAAAGGAGATTTGCGGGAAGGAGATACGCTCATGGCCGACCATGAAGACGGAGCCGAAACACTGGTGATTACGGTTAGAAAAAAAGAAGCGGAGGTCATTAATTAA
- a CDS encoding creatininase family protein, giving the protein MSRPYLLAETHWKTVKDTHYEVAVLPWGATEAHNYHLPYATDNYEADALAAEAARLAWEANRKVLVLPTLPFGVNTGQMDIKLCMNLYPSTQMAILRDLAEVVSRSGIKKMLLFNSHGGNDFRQMIREVGAHFPELWISTCFWFKALDGSTYFEHVGDHADETETSLLLHLHPDLVLPLEEAGEGDSRKTNIHAMREGWAWAERKWSQVTDDTGVGNPKKATAEKGQRFYEDLTQKLAQFFIELADADTNHLYR; this is encoded by the coding sequence ATGTCACGTCCTTATCTGCTTGCCGAAACTCACTGGAAAACCGTCAAAGATACGCACTACGAGGTAGCTGTTTTGCCCTGGGGAGCTACCGAAGCCCACAATTATCATTTGCCCTACGCCACCGACAACTATGAAGCCGACGCGCTGGCGGCCGAAGCCGCACGGCTGGCGTGGGAAGCAAACCGCAAAGTGTTGGTATTGCCCACCCTTCCATTTGGAGTAAATACGGGCCAAATGGACATCAAACTGTGCATGAATCTCTACCCGAGTACGCAAATGGCCATTCTGCGCGATTTAGCTGAAGTAGTGTCGCGCAGCGGAATTAAAAAAATGCTGCTGTTCAACAGCCACGGCGGCAACGATTTCAGGCAAATGATTCGGGAAGTGGGTGCGCACTTTCCCGAACTCTGGATAAGTACCTGTTTTTGGTTCAAGGCGTTGGACGGCTCGACGTATTTTGAGCATGTTGGCGACCATGCCGATGAAACCGAAACCAGCCTTTTGCTGCACCTGCACCCTGATTTAGTGCTGCCGTTGGAAGAAGCGGGGGAGGGGGACTCCAGAAAGACGAATATACACGCCATGCGCGAAGGTTGGGCGTGGGCAGAGCGCAAATGGAGTCAGGTGACCGATGATACCGGCGTGGGAAATCCTAAAAAGGCTACCGCCGAAAAAGGACAGCGGTTTTACGAGGATCTGACCCAAAAACTGGCGCAGTTTTTCATTGAATTGGCCGATGCCGATACGAATCACCTGTACCGATAA
- a CDS encoding LexA family protein, translating to MNFHFPAVFIPLVSSTVSAGFPSPADDYTELSLDLNSHLIESPYSTFCIRVRGNSMEGARIYDGDMVLVDRSLVAKNGNIIIGALDGEFTVKRLRMEEGRTFLLAEHPCYDPIPITEANDFRIWGVVTYIIHKTHRI from the coding sequence ATGAATTTTCATTTTCCTGCTGTTTTCATCCCTTTAGTCAGCTCCACGGTTTCTGCCGGTTTCCCTTCTCCGGCCGATGATTATACCGAACTTTCGCTCGACCTCAACTCGCACCTCATCGAAAGCCCGTACTCTACTTTCTGTATACGGGTACGGGGTAATTCCATGGAAGGTGCCCGTATTTACGACGGGGACATGGTATTGGTGGATCGCTCACTCGTTGCCAAAAACGGCAACATCATTATTGGAGCTTTGGATGGCGAATTTACGGTCAAACGTTTACGTATGGAAGAAGGAAGAACTTTTTTATTGGCCGAGCATCCCTGCTACGATCCCATTCCCATTACAGAAGCCAATGATTTTCGGATTTGGGGCGTTGTCACCTACATCATTCACAAAACCCATCGCATCTAA
- a CDS encoding lysophospholipid acyltransferase family protein, giving the protein MWLLGWLGRLPLAFLYKISDVFYVLIYYVVGYRKKLVTQHLNESFPEKTPQEIIKIRKEFYQLLADLFVETLKLPFLSAEEIQERVRIDNFELIKNYIDSGQSFLSFSAHIANWEWVPGALTTRGIPVDVVYKTLTGKQSDAFMVKVRSSFGVYPIPMQRLMREVVARRKIIRTTGLVADQSPHEPEHAHWLPFLHHETGFFPGTEKIARATKMPVVFGEMYRTGRGYYTVLFHSVAEPPYDDLPEGAITNSYKNLLEAAIRRHPSEWLWSHNRWKHKKENFVKP; this is encoded by the coding sequence ATGTGGCTTCTGGGCTGGCTGGGGCGTTTACCTCTGGCGTTTTTGTATAAAATATCAGACGTTTTTTACGTGCTGATCTATTACGTAGTCGGTTATCGTAAAAAACTCGTTACCCAACACTTAAATGAATCTTTTCCTGAAAAAACACCGCAGGAGATCATAAAGATTCGGAAAGAGTTTTATCAATTGCTGGCCGATCTTTTTGTCGAGACCCTCAAACTACCGTTTTTAAGCGCCGAAGAAATTCAGGAACGCGTTCGAATCGACAATTTTGAATTGATCAAAAACTACATTGACAGCGGTCAATCCTTCCTTTCTTTCAGTGCGCATATTGCCAACTGGGAGTGGGTACCCGGTGCCCTGACCACGCGCGGAATTCCCGTCGATGTGGTATACAAGACCCTAACCGGTAAGCAGTCCGATGCGTTTATGGTAAAAGTGCGCTCTTCGTTTGGGGTATATCCCATTCCGATGCAACGACTCATGCGGGAGGTAGTAGCGCGTCGGAAGATCATCCGGACCACCGGGCTGGTGGCCGACCAATCCCCCCACGAACCCGAACACGCGCATTGGCTGCCGTTTTTACATCATGAAACGGGTTTTTTCCCGGGTACAGAAAAAATAGCCCGTGCCACTAAAATGCCCGTTGTCTTCGGCGAAATGTACCGTACCGGTCGAGGGTATTATACCGTTTTGTTTCACTCGGTGGCCGAGCCGCCGTACGATGATCTACCCGAAGGGGCTATTACCAATTCCTACAAAAACCTGCTGGAAGCGGCCATCCGACGACATCCTTCCGAATGGCTTTGGTCGCACAACCGCTGGAAGCATAAGAAGGAAAACTTTGTAAAACCGTAG
- a CDS encoding WbqC family protein — translation MSARIELQYLPSLEYFACLVKYGEAKIEAHEHFLKQTYRNRCHILTANGLDTLIVPILHSVKKMPIREVKIDYTQSWVKRHWGAITAAYAKAPYFEYFGPDFEQVFQKKPVYLFDLNWELLTICLRLLRLKPTIRLTETYQSGVETGQYDALSVIHPKKAYGHNNLYKPVVYQQNFGREFVPNLSVIDLLMCQGAEAGNILRRSVIVH, via the coding sequence TTGTCGGCCAGAATCGAATTACAGTACTTGCCCTCATTGGAGTACTTTGCCTGTTTAGTAAAATACGGAGAGGCAAAAATTGAAGCGCACGAGCATTTCCTGAAACAAACCTATCGAAACCGTTGCCATATCCTGACTGCCAATGGCTTGGATACCCTGATCGTTCCGATACTGCATTCGGTAAAAAAAATGCCCATCAGAGAAGTAAAAATAGATTATACGCAGTCGTGGGTAAAGAGGCATTGGGGAGCCATTACCGCTGCGTATGCTAAAGCGCCTTATTTTGAATACTTTGGCCCGGATTTTGAACAGGTGTTTCAAAAAAAGCCCGTCTATCTGTTTGATCTGAATTGGGAACTGCTGACAATCTGTCTGCGGCTGTTGAGACTAAAACCGACAATACGGCTGACCGAAACCTACCAATCTGGGGTAGAGACCGGCCAATATGACGCACTTTCTGTGATTCATCCCAAAAAGGCCTACGGGCACAACAATTTATACAAACCCGTTGTTTATCAACAAAACTTCGGGCGTGAATTTGTCCCGAATTTGAGTGTGATTGATTTGTTGATGTGTCAGGGAGCAGAAGCCGGAAACATCCTAAGGCGGTCTGTAATCGTACATTGA
- a CDS encoding GNAT family N-acetyltransferase, whose translation MKPLTTEVNIRLAQRSDAQALCALMKQTFMDTYASFNTPENMQLHIASHFALAQIQTELQEEDVQYLVIEHWAELIGFAKLVQNHSAKGLEDKITVEVARIYVAKAYHGQRLGAQLMQDCLNRAKGLGAETVWLGVWEHNPKAIRFYEKMGFQRFGEHVFMLGTEVQNDFLLKKEV comes from the coding sequence ATGAAGCCCCTCACCACCGAAGTAAACATTCGCCTCGCCCAACGATCAGACGCCCAGGCTTTATGCGCTCTGATGAAACAGACATTTATGGACACCTACGCAAGTTTCAATACGCCCGAAAATATGCAGTTGCATATCGCTTCCCATTTTGCATTGGCCCAGATTCAAACCGAATTACAGGAGGAAGATGTACAGTATTTGGTCATTGAGCACTGGGCAGAACTCATTGGTTTTGCCAAACTCGTACAAAATCACTCTGCTAAAGGGTTAGAAGATAAAATAACGGTCGAGGTTGCCCGTATTTACGTCGCAAAGGCGTATCATGGGCAACGGTTGGGTGCTCAACTTATGCAGGACTGTCTGAATCGGGCCAAGGGTTTAGGAGCAGAAACGGTTTGGCTGGGTGTCTGGGAGCATAATCCCAAAGCCATTCGCTTTTATGAAAAGATGGGATTTCAACGCTTCGGAGAACACGTATTTATGCTCGGCACCGAAGTGCAGAATGACTTTCTGTTGAAAAAGGAAGTGTGA
- a CDS encoding GNAT family N-acetyltransferase encodes MTISSFYCQNKGAFWGALKDRKVIGTIALIDMGDRTGTIRRMFVHQDFRGKELGIATLLLNAMLDHCRRHGLTAIYPGTLARLRAAMRFYEKNGFVQLPKAALPPQFPAMTLNTVFYEHKIAV; translated from the coding sequence TTGACTATTTCCTCGTTTTATTGTCAAAACAAAGGAGCCTTTTGGGGCGCATTAAAAGACCGAAAGGTCATCGGCACCATTGCGCTGATCGACATGGGCGACCGCACGGGCACCATTCGTAGGATGTTTGTTCACCAAGATTTTCGGGGCAAAGAATTGGGCATTGCCACTCTGCTTTTGAATGCTATGCTCGACCACTGCCGTCGGCACGGACTGACGGCCATTTATCCGGGGACGCTGGCGCGCCTGCGGGCAGCTATGCGTTTTTACGAGAAAAACGGTTTTGTGCAATTACCCAAAGCTGCCCTTCCGCCCCAATTTCCCGCCATGACCCTTAATACCGTATTTTACGAACATAAAATTGCCGTTTAG
- a CDS encoding Y-family DNA polymerase has translation MYALIDCNNFYASCERVFRPDLEKKPVVILSNNDGCIISRSDEAKALGIGMGVPLFQIQSLVKRHDITVFSSNYALYGDFSNRVMQSLFQLVPQLEVYSIDEAFLDLRQMPYHDLYALGQDIRHKIRQWTGIPVSLGIAPTKTLAKAANRYVKAHVKEEGVFVIEDNFTADIVLAATPIEEVWGVGRRYGRFLVSHEIRTAFDLVQMPDAWIQQHLKIVGRRMVRELRGEVCYSLDLEPHPKKGICVSRSFQNTVIDVLSIQEAVATFAARCGEKLRRQKSRANILHLFLFTNPHHENDPQYFGSKVLQFPTATNSSFDLVAMAHRALDLVFKAGYRYKKVGVMVSGIVPENTIQTALFDVHEPKRLKDHRIFQTVDALNRTLGRDKIRIAAQGNGPSTHQAFRSPCYTTRWEDMLVIDERINFRGKQVRGSLGRSLQ, from the coding sequence ATGTACGCCCTCATCGACTGTAATAATTTTTACGCTTCCTGCGAGCGCGTCTTTAGGCCCGATTTGGAAAAAAAACCCGTAGTGATCCTCTCCAACAATGATGGCTGTATCATTTCCCGTTCCGACGAAGCCAAGGCGTTGGGTATTGGTATGGGGGTACCTCTTTTTCAGATACAATCGTTGGTCAAACGGCACGATATTACGGTTTTTTCGTCAAATTATGCGCTCTATGGCGACTTTTCCAATCGCGTCATGCAAAGCCTTTTCCAACTCGTTCCCCAACTCGAAGTGTATTCCATCGACGAGGCTTTTCTGGATCTGCGGCAAATGCCCTATCATGACCTTTACGCGTTGGGTCAGGATATCCGGCACAAAATCCGGCAGTGGACGGGCATCCCGGTCTCGCTGGGCATTGCCCCGACCAAGACCTTGGCCAAAGCCGCCAATCGCTACGTGAAAGCACACGTCAAAGAAGAGGGCGTATTTGTCATTGAAGATAATTTTACGGCCGATATTGTCCTCGCCGCTACGCCCATTGAAGAGGTTTGGGGCGTGGGTCGGCGCTACGGGCGTTTTTTGGTCAGCCACGAGATCCGCACGGCCTTTGATCTTGTACAGATGCCCGATGCATGGATTCAACAACACCTCAAAATTGTGGGTCGGCGCATGGTACGCGAGCTGCGCGGTGAGGTTTGCTACAGTTTGGACCTTGAACCGCACCCTAAAAAAGGCATTTGTGTGTCGCGCTCCTTTCAAAATACTGTCATTGATGTACTTTCCATTCAGGAAGCGGTAGCCACGTTTGCCGCACGTTGCGGTGAAAAACTGCGCAGGCAAAAAAGTCGCGCAAATATCCTGCATCTTTTTTTGTTCACCAACCCGCACCACGAGAACGACCCGCAGTATTTCGGCTCTAAAGTTCTTCAATTTCCCACCGCCACCAACAGCAGCTTTGACCTGGTAGCCATGGCGCATCGGGCGCTGGACCTCGTGTTTAAAGCAGGGTATCGCTACAAAAAAGTGGGGGTTATGGTAAGCGGCATTGTGCCCGAAAATACTATTCAAACGGCTTTATTTGATGTACATGAACCCAAACGGCTCAAAGACCACCGTATTTTTCAAACGGTAGATGCCCTCAACCGTACCTTGGGACGTGATAAGATACGCATCGCTGCTCAGGGCAACGGCCCATCAACTCATCAAGCCTTTCGGTCGCCGTGCTACACCACGCGTTGGGAAGATATGTTGGTCATAGACGAGCGTATTAATTTTCGGGGAAAACAGGTCAGGGGTAGCTTGGGGCGTAGCTTACAGTAA